From one Lycium ferocissimum isolate CSIRO_LF1 chromosome 7, AGI_CSIRO_Lferr_CH_V1, whole genome shotgun sequence genomic stretch:
- the LOC132064358 gene encoding peptide chain release factor PrfB2, chloroplastic, whose amino-acid sequence MSFLLLKTLGKRSTQFSRTPRRKLFLFSCPFSSLSSQSPNNCNSNNGLPIFHSWYNSSSRRNKGFSSIFNVSAKIPSVSILGVRFLSSEAAVVEPTTSDGLTVEGIIAKNWNIIDENENDWKSHASSIAQSIHLIKKRLKWKRLIDRLEVLSTQLNKADLWDDPVHAGKISREHGSLMNKMEDVMAIEQELVEHIDMIKLSREENDPELESESVKALLRIRRNVKEKELEALLSGEHDYCSCFIEVQAGAGGTESMDWASMVMQMYKSWAERKGYGVSVVDEMPGEIAGIKRATIKVDGENAFGYSKSEVGVHRLVRISPFDSAKRRHTSFAAVAVTPILGDGSTRVQINESDLRIERFRSGGAGGQSVNTTESAVRITHIPTGITASCQNERSQHSNKASAMAVLQSRLDQLEMAKQAQMNAQHTQSLTEISWGNQIRTYVLHPYRMVKDLRTNYEVSDPDSVLEGDLDDFILSFLSTSLDKDEE is encoded by the exons atgtcATTTTTACTATTGAAAACATTAGGAAAAAGATCAACACAGTTCTCTCGAACCCCCAGACGCAAActcttcttattttcttgccctttttcttctctttcttctcaATCTCCTAATAATTGCAATTCCAATAATGGCTTACCAATTTTTCATTCTTGGTATAATTCATCAAGTAGAAGAAATAAAGGGTTCTCTTCAATTTTCAATGTAAGTGCAAAAATCCCATCAGTGTCTATATTGGGTGTTCGGTTTTTGAGCTCGGAGGCTGCTGTTGTTGAGCCAACTACTAGTGATGGGCTTACTGTTGAAGGAATTATAGCTAAAAATTGGAATATAATTGATGAGAATGAGAATGATTGGAAAAGTCATGCTTCTTCCATTGCTCAGTCCATTCATCTTATCAAGAAACGACTCAAG TGGAAAAGGCTAATAGACAGGCTTGAAGTGCTGTCAACTCAGCTTAATAAGGCAGATCTTTGGGATGACCCTGTCCACGCCGGGAAGATCAGCCGTGAACATGGTTCTTTAATGAATAAAATGGAAGATGTTATGGCAATTGAACAAGAGTTAGTTGAACATATTGACATGATTAAGCTTTCCCGGGAAGAGAATGATCCAGAGTTGGAATCG GAATCAGTGAAAGCTCTACTCAGGATTAGAAGGAACGTGAAAGAAAAAGAGCTTGAAGCTTTATTATCTGGGGAGCATGATTACTGTTCTTGCTTTATAGAG GTGCAAGCTGGAGCTGGTGGTACTGAAAGCATGGATTGGGCTTCAATGGTCATGCAGATGTACAAATCGTGGGCTGAACGCAAAGGATATGGTGTTTCtgttgtggatgaaatgcctgGTGAGATTGCAGGAATCAAG CGTGCAACAATCAAAGTTGATGGTGAAAATGCTTTTGGATATTCCAAATCAGAGGTAGGAGTGCATCGTCTAGTACGCATATCACCATTTGACAGCGCAAAGAGAAGGCATACTTCCTTTGCTGCAGTTGCTGTAACTCCAATTTTGGGAGATGGATCTACCCGTGTTCAAATCAATGAATCTGATCTTCGTATTGAGCGTTTTCGATCAGGGGGAGCTGGTGGTCAGTCTGTTAACACAACTGAGAGTGCTGTTAGGATAACTCATATTCCCACGGGCATTACTGCCTCTTGTCAGAATGAAAG GTCACAACATTCAAACAAGGCGTCTGCCATGGCTGTGCTCCAATCGCGCTTGGACCAACTTGAGATGGCAAAGCAGGCTCAGATGAATGCACAACATACGCAGTCTCTGACTGAGATCAGTTGGGGCAACCAAATACGTACTTACGTGCTCCAT CCTTATCGCATGGTGAAAGATCTTCGGACAAATTACGAGGTTTCAGATCCTGATTCTGTGCTTGAAGGGGATCTTGATGACTTCATTTTGAGCTTTCTTTCAACATCATTAGACAAGGATGAAGAATGA
- the LOC132064359 gene encoding ribosomal RNA small subunit methyltransferase, giving the protein MAGGKMKKDKPQRGSSATGSNHFQGGISFHKSKGQHILKNPLLVDSIVQKAGIKSTDVILEIGPGTGNLTKKLLEAGKSVIAVEVDPRMVLELQRRFQGTPLSNRLKVIEGDVLKCGLPYFDICVANIPYQISSPLTFKLLAHRPLFRAAVIMFQREFAMRLVAQPGDSLYCRLSVNTQLLARVSHLLKVGKNNFRPPPKVDSSVVRIEPRGPLGPVNFKEWDGLVRICFNRKNKTIGSIFRQKSVLSLLEKNYRTLQALQNSEKAPSDDMEMVLDVSALGETFGDLSMDADDGKDDDEMEVDDGDAKRADFKEKVLKVLKEGKYEDKRSIKLAQADFMHLLSLFNKAGIHFS; this is encoded by the exons ATGGCGGGAGGGAAGATGAAGAAAGACAAGCCTCAACGTGGCTCATCAGCCACCGGGTCAAACCACTTCCAGGGAGGAATATCATTCCACAAGTCAAAAGGTCaacatattcttaaaaatccaTTATTGGTTGATTCGATTGTCCAAAAAGCTGGAATTAAATCTACTGATGTTATCCTTGAAATTGGACCTGGTACTGGTAATCTTACTAAGAAGCTTCTAGAAGCAGGAAAATCAGTTATTGCTGTTGAGGTTGATCCTCGTATGGTTCTTGAATTGCAACGTAGGTTTCAAGGAACTCCTTTATCTAACCGACTCAAg GTTATAGAAGGGGATGTTCTCAAGTGTGGTCTCCCTTACTTCGACATTTGTGTGGCTAACATCCCATATCAAATATCATCTCCTCTCACCTTCAAGTTACTGGCTCATAGGCCTTTATTCAGAGCTGCAGTAATAATGTTCCAGAGAGAATTTGCTATGAGGCTTGTTGCTCAACCCGGTGATAGTCTTTACTGCCGCCTTTCGGTGAACACACAGCTGTTGGCCAGAGTATCACACTTATTGAAGGTAGGAAAGAATAATTTCAGGCCACCACCAAAGGTTGATTCTTCTGTAGTTAGAATTGAACCTAGGGGACCACTTGGTCCTGTCAATTTTAAGGAGTGGGATGGTTTGGTCAGGATCTGTTTCAACCGGAAAAACAAAACTATAGGTTCTATATTTAGACAAAAATCCGTACTCTCTTTATTGGAAAAGAACTATAGAACTTTGCAAGCGTTACAAAACTCTGAGAAAGCTCCGTCAGACGATATGGAAATGGTCTTGGATGTATCTGCCTTGGGAGAGACATTTGGAGACTTGAGTATGGATGCTGATGATGGAAAGGATGATGACGAGATGGAGGTGGATGATGGTGATGCTAAAAGAGCTGACTTCAAAGAGAAAGTTTTGAAAGTGCTAAAGGAAGGGAAATATGAGGATAAGAGATCTATCAAGCTCGCACAAGCAGATTTCATGCACCTACTTTCTCTCTTTAACAAGGCTGGAATCCATTTTTCTTGA
- the LOC132062708 gene encoding uncharacterized protein LOC132062708: MVIRDDHEGLYGLDHHNFESMNPQINDHDNEYLNTSLLLKSRSMSSDSDEDGRSKRLRPSSESNSEDGDMNEAALLGLTLNKTPSFVNLIESQLSEENKKGSSSSSTPRRGRPTTSSRHENNQMNSSRNAGRNKSRMEDFANASEKLKASNFPAIKLTIGKWERVSRYEGDLIAKCYYAKQKLVWEILDGPLKSKIEIQWSDIVAIRATIQPGDQPGILELELNQPPSFYRETNPQPRKHTLWQQTSDFTRGQAPIYRWHCVRFPPGVLDKHYEKLLRYDARLNELSKQPFPHQSCPYFESNNLELSDISFDNNYGSQFFPRIHHPFRLSYSSSVLLPNHPMHNKSTMMTPARHFSSSFPVSDQRRSNYAHINQRRVLWGQGSNNLVNAAMGDQTIGMLPGLTTPPANWVIPTQDHQVMYQQNDSMGNNRDNVALNYIKSHLLDDNQVASSNEPNLVANVDSMYSLLEHHENGNLDATGDVPGLNFGYQVMYNYEQDVVPIVPNNGMIYAEPISWMVSQEANQNLNLEQTMEHSAISSTYADTIYGGYPTLDVNQDV; this comes from the exons ATGGTTATAAGAGATGACCATGAGGGTTTATATGGGCTTGATCATCATAACTTTGAATCTATGAACCCACAGATTAATGATCATGATAACGAGTATCTGAACACCAGTCTCCTGCTAAAAAGCCGCAGTATGAGTTCAGATTCTGATGAAGATGGTCGCTCGAAAAGGTTAAGGCCGTCATCAGAATCCAATTCAGAG GATGGAGATATGAACGAGGCAGCCCTTCTTGGTCTAACACTAAATAAGACACCATCTTTCGTGAACTTAATAGAATCACAACTTTCAGAAGAGAATAAGAAAGGGAGTTCTTCTAGCAGCACTCCACGTCGAGGGAGACCAACAACTTCTTCTCGCCATGAAAATAATCAAATGAATTCTTCGAGAAATGCTGGTAGAAATAAGTCAAGGATGGAGGATTTTGCTAATGCTTCCGAAAAATTGAAGGCTTCCAACTTCCCTGCTATAAAGCTCACAATTGGCAAATGGGAG AGAGTTTCAAGGTATGAAGGTGATTTAATAGCGAAATGCTATTATGCCAAGCAAAAATTAGTATGGGAAATTCTGGATGGACCTCTTAAGAGCAAGATTGAAATTCAATGGTCAGACATTGTTGCTATTAGAGCCACCATTCAACCTGGTGACCAACCAGGAATTCTGGAGCTTGAG TTGAACCAACCACCTTCTTTTTATCGTGAAACAAATCCTCAACCTCGAAAGCATACATTGTGGCAGCAGACATCAGATTTTACTAGAGGTCAAGCTCCCATTTACAg GTGGCATTGTGTTAGATTTCCTCCAGGAGTACTTGACAAGCACTATGAGAAGTTGCTACGTTATGATGCAAGGCTGAATGAACTAAGCAAACAACCTTTTCCTCACCAATCATGTCCTTATTTTGAATCAAACAATCTTGAGCTTTCAGATATCTCATTTGACAATAACTACGGATCTCAGTTTTTTCCGAGGATTCATCATCCTTTTCGCTTGTCTTATTCTTCATCGGTTTTACTCCCTAACCATCCAATGCACAATAAATCAACAATGATGACACCTGCCAGACATTTCAGTTCAAGTTTTCCAGTTTCAG ATCAGAGGAGAAGCAACTATGCACATATCAACCAAAGGAGGGTGCTTTGGGGCCAAGGATCAAACAACTTGGTGAATGCTGCTATGGGAGATCAAACTATTGGAATGCTGCCCGGTTTGACAACACCACCAGCCAATTGGGTTATTCCAACCCAGGATCATCAGGTGATGTATCAACAGAATGACTCGATGGGAAATAATCGAGATAATGTAGCACTAAATTATATAAAGAGCCACTTGCTGGACGATAATCAAGTGGCATCCTCCAACGAACCAAATCTAGTTGCAAATGTGGACTCGATGTACTCATTGCTCGAGCACCACGAGAATGGAAACCTTGATGCTACAGGTGATGTACCTGGCTTAAACTTCGGTTATCAGGTGATGTACAATTATGAACAGGATGTTGTACCAATCGTACCAAACAATGGAATGATTTACGCAGAGCCAATTAGTTGGATGGTTTCTCAAGAGGCAAATCAAAATCTAAATCTGGAACAAACCATGGAGCATTCAGCTATTTCTTCTACCTATGCTGATACAATCTATGGAGGTTATCCAACTCTAGATGTGAATCAAGATGTATGA